The Methanomassiliicoccales archaeon genome includes a region encoding these proteins:
- a CDS encoding acyl-CoA dehydratase activase, protein MISVGIDAGAATTKAVIMKDTTVIGWKVCPTGFDFSKAARDLYEEVLARAGIAEGDVGKVYATGYGKNAIPFAGRTLSEITAHARGVFFLYPEVAGVIDIGGQDSKVITVDQGRVQDFLMNDKCAAGTGKFLEYSAKALEVSIEELAELALTSDDPAKISSMCTVFAESEVISLRAKGYAKKDIAAGLVGSIAQRIAVMAKRMGFKKNVAFVGGVAKNRAMKEALEAELGFTLFVPEEPQITGALGAALQRERKIITGQKP, encoded by the coding sequence GTGATCTCGGTCGGTATCGATGCCGGAGCAGCGACCACGAAGGCGGTCATTATGAAGGACACGACCGTGATCGGATGGAAGGTATGCCCCACCGGCTTCGATTTCTCCAAGGCGGCACGCGACCTGTATGAAGAGGTCCTTGCCCGGGCAGGGATTGCCGAGGGCGACGTCGGCAAGGTGTATGCGACCGGGTACGGCAAGAACGCCATCCCATTTGCCGGGAGGACCTTGAGCGAGATCACCGCTCATGCCCGGGGGGTGTTCTTCCTGTACCCCGAGGTAGCCGGCGTCATCGATATCGGGGGCCAGGACAGCAAGGTCATCACCGTCGACCAAGGCCGTGTACAGGACTTTCTCATGAACGACAAGTGCGCCGCCGGCACCGGAAAATTCCTTGAATACTCCGCCAAGGCGCTGGAGGTGTCCATCGAAGAGCTGGCCGAACTGGCTCTAACGTCCGACGATCCGGCCAAAATAAGCAGCATGTGCACGGTGTTCGCCGAGTCAGAGGTCATATCCCTCCGCGCCAAAGGATACGCGAAGAAGGACATCGCCGCCGGCCTAGTGGGGAGCATAGCGCAAAGGATCGCAGTGATGGCCAAGAGGATGGGGTTCAAGAAGAATGTGGCCTTCGTGGGAGGCGTGGCGAAGAACCGTGCCATGAAGGAGGCGTTGGAGGCAGAGCTCGGTTTCACGCTCTTCGTTCCCGAGGAGCCGCAGATCACCGGGGCCTTGGGAGCGGCACTTCAGCGGGAAAGGAAGATCATCACCGGTCAGAAACCGTGA
- a CDS encoding ATP-binding protein encodes MSSEKGQELDRTKLRSENRDLKAQVKALQEELEEKTRTLEAIQGGEVDAIVISTSEGEKVFTLKGAEEPYRILFEQMNEGAVTISQDGEILYSNHSFADSMKTSLEKVIGTNIERFIHPSRRPSFHRILDTSVEGPERDDVRFEAMDGSAVPMQLSVNYLPSEDNATYCIVMADLTERILAEDALRRANEDLETKVRARTKDLRESEERFRLALRNAPVSVAVQDRDLKYIWAYNQKIARPDEMIGKTDAEIFSPREVQRINEIKGRVLDEDKEIREQMWLDQPNGKIFTEITFAPIHDIDGNVIGVGSATVDLTKMKLAEDELRRSNADLQQFAYVASHDLQEPLRMTISYLSLLERRFSRQMDHEAIEYIGHAIQGGTRMRELIDDLLEYSRVDSVRLPFTDVDMNRVVERTIELLKVPIEENGAEIETDRLPNVTADESQMVQVMQNLVSNAIKFQDKDRPRVNIEARSEPAEWVFSVRDNGIGLNMEYSDKIFQVFKKLHNKDQYAGTGVGLAIVRKIVERHEGRVWVESEEGHGATFYFTIPKVKRES; translated from the coding sequence TTGAGCTCCGAAAAAGGCCAGGAATTAGATCGAACGAAATTGCGGTCAGAGAACAGGGACCTGAAGGCCCAGGTCAAGGCATTGCAGGAGGAGCTCGAGGAAAAGACCCGGACCCTGGAGGCAATACAGGGAGGAGAGGTCGATGCCATCGTTATCTCCACGAGCGAGGGGGAGAAGGTGTTCACGCTCAAAGGGGCAGAGGAGCCCTACCGCATCCTTTTCGAGCAGATGAACGAGGGCGCCGTAACGATATCGCAGGATGGCGAGATCCTTTACAGCAACCACAGCTTCGCAGATTCGATGAAGACCTCCCTTGAGAAGGTGATCGGCACGAACATCGAAAGGTTCATCCATCCCTCGAGGAGACCGTCATTCCATAGGATCCTGGACACCAGTGTCGAGGGCCCGGAACGCGACGATGTCCGTTTCGAGGCCATGGACGGGTCCGCGGTACCGATGCAGCTTTCGGTCAATTATCTGCCATCAGAGGACAATGCGACCTATTGTATCGTTATGGCCGACCTCACCGAACGCATCCTGGCGGAGGATGCGCTCAGGAGGGCAAATGAAGACCTGGAAACGAAGGTCCGGGCACGCACCAAGGACCTAAGGGAGAGCGAGGAAAGGTTCCGACTGGCCTTGCGCAATGCACCGGTGTCCGTTGCCGTTCAGGATCGGGACCTGAAGTACATATGGGCCTATAATCAAAAGATCGCGAGACCTGATGAGATGATCGGGAAAACGGATGCGGAGATATTCTCACCGAGGGAGGTGCAGAGGATCAACGAGATCAAAGGGCGGGTCCTGGATGAGGACAAGGAGATCCGCGAGCAGATGTGGCTTGACCAGCCGAATGGGAAGATCTTTACAGAGATCACTTTCGCTCCGATCCATGACATCGATGGAAACGTGATCGGCGTGGGTTCGGCGACGGTTGACCTCACCAAGATGAAACTGGCCGAAGATGAGCTCCGCCGTTCCAACGCCGATCTGCAGCAGTTCGCATATGTTGCCTCACATGACCTGCAGGAGCCGCTGCGTATGACCATCAGTTACCTGTCGCTCCTGGAAAGGAGGTTCTCGCGACAAATGGACCATGAGGCCATCGAATACATCGGCCACGCTATTCAAGGCGGGACCAGGATGAGGGAGCTGATCGATGACCTTCTGGAATATTCCAGGGTGGATTCGGTCAGGTTGCCGTTCACGGACGTCGATATGAACCGGGTGGTGGAGAGGACCATTGAGCTGCTCAAGGTGCCGATCGAGGAGAACGGGGCGGAGATCGAGACCGATCGGCTTCCCAATGTCACCGCCGACGAGTCCCAGATGGTCCAGGTGATGCAGAACCTGGTCAGCAATGCCATCAAGTTCCAGGATAAGGATAGGCCTAGAGTGAACATCGAGGCGAGGTCGGAACCGGCGGAATGGGTGTTCTCAGTGAGAGACAACGGGATAGGCCTGAACATGGAATATTCGGACAAGATATTCCAGGTGTTCAAGAAACTCCATAACAAGGACCAATATGCCGGGACCGGGGTCGGTCTGGCAATAGTCAGGAAGATCGTCGAGCGCCACGAAGGTCGGGTCTGGGTCGAATCGGAGGAAGGCCATGGAGCTACGTTCTACTTCACCATCCCGAAAGTGAAACGGGAATCATGA
- a CDS encoding circadian clock KaiB family protein, which produces MSKVPREEKEEIYELRLYVAGQTPKSVAAISNLKSICEENLRSRYRIEVIDLMRTPQLAKGDQIIAVPTLVRKLPQPIKKIIGDLSNTEKVLVGLDIKPLADEE; this is translated from the coding sequence ATGAGTAAGGTCCCGAGAGAGGAGAAAGAAGAGATCTACGAGCTGCGTCTCTACGTCGCTGGGCAGACCCCCAAGTCAGTGGCCGCCATCTCCAACCTGAAGAGCATCTGCGAGGAGAACCTCAGGAGCAGGTATCGGATCGAGGTCATAGACCTCATGAGAACGCCCCAGCTCGCCAAAGGTGACCAGATAATAGCCGTTCCCACATTGGTACGGAAACTGCCACAACCGATCAAGAAGATCATCGGCGATCTATCCAACACGGAGAAGGTACTTGTTGGGCTGGATATCAAACCGCTCGCCGATGAGGAGTAG
- a CDS encoding double-cubane-cluster-containing anaerobic reductase, whose protein sequence is MNLFKEAYTARIEQLGKEREAGRRVVGTFCLFVPDEIVFASGADRVILCGGRSNTISVAEEYLPRNICPLIKSSFGAIVNGSCSGDLACPHFGMVDAIVAEATCDGKKKMYELLHEYIPTYVMDLPQMPDSRTSIGYFESELRRFGRFMEGLTGRTITEEALAREIRSGNETRRMLHRLYEMRRLDPPPIRGSDVIKMLQKQYFLSPDVFRNGLREVCDEVEKKTASGEKCGPRLMISGCPMPAGNMKVPQIIEDMGACIVVEESCTGTRSFWDLVDEQKDPWTALAERYLKIPCSCMTPNQGRIDSIIELAERFDVDGVVYYTLQSCHGYNIERYRVGKALKEANIPMLAIETDYSDADVEQIRIRVEAFLEMLS, encoded by the coding sequence ATGAACCTTTTCAAGGAAGCCTATACAGCCCGCATAGAACAGCTAGGCAAAGAGAGGGAGGCGGGAAGAAGGGTCGTGGGCACGTTCTGTCTTTTCGTTCCGGACGAGATCGTTTTCGCTTCTGGGGCCGATCGGGTCATCCTCTGCGGAGGAAGGAGCAACACCATATCCGTGGCAGAGGAGTACCTGCCCCGGAATATCTGCCCCTTGATCAAATCGTCATTCGGGGCCATAGTAAACGGCTCTTGCTCAGGGGACCTGGCCTGTCCTCACTTCGGCATGGTGGACGCCATTGTGGCCGAGGCGACCTGCGATGGAAAGAAGAAGATGTACGAGCTTCTTCATGAATACATCCCCACCTATGTAATGGACCTTCCTCAGATGCCAGACAGTAGGACTTCGATCGGCTATTTCGAATCGGAGCTCCGCCGGTTCGGTCGGTTCATGGAAGGATTGACTGGCAGGACCATAACAGAGGAGGCGCTGGCCAGGGAGATCCGGTCAGGGAACGAGACCAGGAGAATGCTTCACCGCCTATACGAGATGAGGAGGCTGGACCCGCCCCCCATCCGCGGCTCCGATGTAATAAAGATGCTGCAGAAGCAATACTTCCTCTCGCCCGATGTCTTCAGGAACGGTCTGAGAGAGGTGTGCGACGAGGTTGAAAAGAAAACGGCGTCGGGAGAGAAATGCGGGCCGAGGCTGATGATCTCCGGCTGCCCGATGCCCGCGGGAAACATGAAGGTCCCGCAGATAATCGAGGACATGGGGGCCTGCATTGTGGTCGAGGAGAGCTGCACCGGAACCCGCTCCTTCTGGGACCTGGTCGATGAACAGAAGGACCCTTGGACGGCACTGGCCGAGCGATACCTTAAGATCCCCTGCTCATGCATGACCCCCAACCAGGGCCGTATCGACAGCATCATCGAACTGGCAGAGAGGTTTGACGTGGACGGCGTGGTCTACTACACGCTCCAGTCCTGCCATGGGTACAATATCGAGCGCTACCGGGTGGGCAAGGCGCTGAAGGAGGCGAACATCCCCATGCTGGCCATCGAGACCGATTACAGCGATGCCGATGTCGAGCAGATCCGCATCCGCGTCGAGGCCTTCCTGGAGATGTTGTCGTGA
- a CDS encoding circadian clock KaiB family protein, producing the protein MSRNGSDPTGREDGIDYVLRLYITGSTPRSREAIKNIKKICEEELKGRYDLEVIDVYQQPELAKEGQILAAPTLIRKLPLPLRKLVGDMSDREKVIIGLEIASKKGVRKEGN; encoded by the coding sequence ATGTCCAGAAATGGATCCGATCCCACCGGGAGGGAAGATGGCATCGACTACGTCCTGCGGCTCTACATAACCGGTTCCACACCCAGGTCCCGTGAGGCGATCAAGAACATCAAGAAGATATGCGAGGAAGAGCTAAAGGGACGCTACGACCTGGAAGTGATCGACGTTTATCAGCAGCCAGAGCTGGCCAAGGAAGGCCAGATCCTGGCGGCGCCCACGCTCATCAGGAAGCTGCCTCTGCCTCTTAGGAAACTAGTAGGGGACATGTCAGACCGGGAGAAGGTAATCATCGGACTGGAGATCGCATCGAAGAAAGGGGTCAGGAAGGAAGGGAATTGA